From one bacterium Scap17 genomic stretch:
- a CDS encoding DUF1904 family protein, which produces MPQLRFHGVTPARLAPVSRALIDQLSEATATARDEFTLECITTQYVFDGQLVDAFPFVEVLWFERGKQVRDLCAQSIAQAMNEAGYPEAESFFIALEPSGYYIAGKPLAQIAGKPLAQDGSSDSA; this is translated from the coding sequence ATGCCTCAGCTTCGCTTCCACGGTGTCACGCCTGCCCGTCTTGCCCCTGTCTCGCGCGCACTGATCGATCAGCTGAGCGAAGCGACCGCCACCGCGCGCGACGAATTCACGCTGGAGTGCATCACCACCCAGTATGTGTTCGATGGTCAGCTCGTCGATGCCTTCCCCTTCGTCGAGGTGCTGTGGTTCGAACGTGGCAAACAGGTGCGCGATCTGTGCGCCCAGTCCATCGCGCAGGCCATGAACGAGGCCGGCTACCCAGAGGCCGAAAGCTTCTTCATCGCGCTTGAACCGTCGGGCTACTACATCGCAGGTAAACCGCTGGCGCAGATCGCAGGCAAACCGCTGGCGCAGGATGGTTCGAGCGACTCCGCATGA
- the rlmF gene encoding 23S rRNA (adenine(1618)-N(6))-methyltransferase RlmF produces the protein MSSSSRRPRGASFAKSGASSRHDSADRRQQGTAAGRRDPAAREKSSAAKAPSNKSPSIKVIPARKGQLHPRNPHRGRYDMAALVKASPALAAFVIKTPAGSESIDFADPVAVKALNRALLSRHYGIAHWDIPAGYLCPPIPGRADYLHYLADLISEANGGQLPAGEHVRALDIGTGANLIYPLLGNRSFGWQMVGSDISVQAIDSARAIVSANLRLKGQIEVRLQTDRTRHFAGIWGADERFDLVLCNPPFHASEADMARESQRKWRGLDKSRQQRGNGPRKSGSRNAPALNFAGQAAELWCPGGEEVFVTRMIQESRNVASQCLWFTSLVAHSASLTGIRKALKRSGASEVRVIEMSQGQKVSRFVAWSYLTPDQRRQWGRDHWQGK, from the coding sequence ATGTCCTCGTCTTCGCGCCGCCCACGCGGTGCCTCCTTCGCCAAGTCCGGCGCATCCTCCCGACACGACTCGGCTGACAGACGTCAGCAGGGCACCGCGGCTGGCCGTCGAGATCCTGCGGCCCGCGAGAAGTCCAGCGCGGCCAAGGCGCCTTCCAACAAGTCGCCTTCCATCAAGGTGATCCCGGCTCGCAAGGGTCAGCTGCATCCCCGCAACCCGCATCGTGGGCGCTATGACATGGCTGCGCTGGTCAAGGCGAGCCCGGCACTGGCGGCCTTCGTGATCAAGACACCCGCTGGCAGCGAGTCCATTGACTTCGCTGATCCCGTGGCGGTCAAGGCGCTCAATCGGGCACTGTTGAGTCGCCATTACGGCATCGCCCACTGGGACATTCCTGCCGGCTATCTTTGTCCGCCCATCCCCGGGCGCGCCGATTATCTGCATTACCTGGCGGACCTGATCAGTGAAGCGAATGGCGGTCAGCTGCCGGCGGGTGAGCACGTGCGCGCGCTGGATATCGGCACTGGCGCCAACCTCATCTACCCCCTGCTGGGCAATCGCAGCTTTGGCTGGCAGATGGTCGGCAGTGATATCAGCGTGCAGGCGATCGACTCGGCTCGCGCGATCGTGAGCGCCAATCTGCGCCTCAAGGGCCAGATCGAGGTGCGTCTGCAGACTGATCGCACGCGCCACTTCGCTGGTATCTGGGGCGCGGATGAGCGCTTCGATCTGGTGCTGTGCAACCCGCCGTTCCATGCCAGCGAAGCCGATATGGCGCGGGAATCGCAGCGCAAATGGCGCGGGCTCGACAAGTCGCGCCAGCAGCGCGGCAATGGCCCACGCAAGAGTGGGTCACGTAACGCGCCTGCGCTGAATTTCGCGGGTCAGGCGGCCGAGCTATGGTGTCCGGGCGGGGAAGAAGTCTTCGTCACCCGCATGATCCAGGAGAGCCGCAACGTCGCCTCGCAGTGCCTGTGGTTCACCTCGCTGGTCGCGCATTCGGCGAGCCTGACCGGTATCAGGAAAGCCCTCAAGCGCAGTGGCGCCAGCGAGGTCCGAGTGATCGAGATGTCCCAGGGGCAGAAGGTCAGCCGCTTCGTGGCCTGGTCGTATCTCACGCCCGACCAGCGTCGGCAGTGGGGGCGGGATCACTGGCAAGGGAAGTGA
- the rarD gene encoding EamA family transporter RarD, with product MRREQTSPSVESLAKARRESAKGVGFGLGAYVMWGCFPLYFALFEGIPAWEVLLHRILWSCVFMVLLISVIRRWSPVRAAFAEPRKLVPVLACSILIALNWGIYIHAVEVHEVLQASLGYFMTPLVNVGLGMLFLKERLSRVQLFALGLAILGLSLQLVGLTELPWITLSLAVTFGTYGLLRKRIALDGLSGLLVETMMLAPLALLLIGGQWFSGESHFTASDVGPLELPASVLMMSSGVLTALPLLAFAGAARRLRLATVGFLMYINPTMQFLIALLIFKETLHPTMLITFVLIWSGLALYTASTFFQHRARQRG from the coding sequence ATGAGGCGGGAGCAGACAAGCCCCTCTGTCGAGAGTCTGGCCAAGGCACGCCGCGAGAGCGCCAAGGGCGTCGGCTTCGGACTGGGCGCCTATGTGATGTGGGGCTGTTTTCCGCTCTACTTCGCGCTGTTCGAGGGCATTCCCGCCTGGGAAGTGCTGCTGCACCGCATCCTGTGGAGCTGCGTGTTCATGGTGCTGCTGATCAGCGTCATCCGGCGCTGGTCACCGGTGCGCGCTGCCTTCGCCGAACCCCGCAAGCTTGTGCCTGTGCTGGCCTGCTCGATCCTGATCGCGCTCAACTGGGGCATCTACATCCACGCGGTAGAGGTGCATGAGGTACTGCAGGCAAGCTTGGGTTACTTCATGACGCCGCTGGTCAATGTCGGGCTGGGCATGCTGTTCCTGAAGGAACGCCTGTCGCGCGTGCAGCTGTTCGCGCTGGGGCTGGCCATCCTCGGCCTGAGCCTGCAGCTGGTCGGCCTGACGGAACTGCCGTGGATCACGCTCTCGCTGGCTGTGACCTTCGGCACCTACGGGCTGCTCAGAAAGCGCATCGCGCTGGATGGCCTGTCGGGCCTGCTGGTCGAGACGATGATGCTCGCGCCACTCGCGCTACTGCTGATCGGCGGCCAGTGGTTCTCGGGCGAATCGCACTTCACGGCCAGCGATGTCGGCCCGCTTGAACTACCCGCCAGCGTGCTGATGATGTCCAGCGGCGTGCTCACCGCGCTGCCGCTGCTCGCCTTTGCCGGTGCGGCGCGTCGCCTGCGACTCGCCACGGTGGGCTTTCTGATGTACATCAACCCGACCATGCAGTTTCTGATCGCGCTGCTGATCTTCAAGGAAACCCTGCATCCGACGATGCTGATCACTTTCGTGCTGATCTGGAGCGGTCTGGCGCTCTATACCGCCTCGACGTTCTTCCAGCATCGCGCTCGGCAGCGCGGCTGA
- a CDS encoding NAD-dependent epimerase/dehydratase family protein — protein MKILVTGAAGFIGAALCERLLKEGLQVVGLDNLNPYYPLALKQHRLTRLEALAGQCVAAPGNARRLGSFRFVKLDLVERETLRTLMQEEEFDVVVNLAAQAGVRHSIAQPFDYVDSNLVGFVNLLEACRDTAPSHLLYASSSSVYGDDTRQPLQESQAGVRPLSLYAATKRSNELMAYSYAHLYGLPVTGLRFFTVYGARGRPDMAPLRFARKLLADEVIDVYNHGQMARDFTHVSDIVEGIYRLMHLPPTQEVNAAPSRVLNLGRGEPIALGNFINGLEAALGVPARKRLLPMQPGDVERTWADTSTLETLTGFRPSVSLATGLEELAEWAQQYPSLLRETDDEQSPRVRCPDEAGVAAGGHSGRMTKAGMSAMTALAFSSGTLLKA, from the coding sequence ATGAAGATACTGGTAACTGGGGCTGCAGGTTTCATTGGTGCTGCTCTGTGTGAGCGACTCTTGAAGGAAGGCCTGCAGGTCGTCGGTCTCGACAATCTCAACCCCTACTATCCGTTGGCGCTGAAGCAGCACCGCCTGACACGTCTCGAAGCACTTGCCGGGCAGTGCGTTGCTGCCCCCGGGAATGCACGCCGGTTGGGCAGCTTTCGCTTCGTCAAGCTGGATCTTGTCGAACGTGAGACGCTTCGCACATTGATGCAGGAGGAGGAGTTTGATGTCGTCGTCAATCTGGCGGCCCAGGCTGGGGTGCGCCACTCCATCGCTCAGCCTTTTGATTATGTCGACAGCAACCTGGTCGGCTTCGTCAATCTTCTTGAGGCTTGTCGTGACACGGCCCCGAGCCATTTGCTCTATGCTTCCAGCAGTTCCGTTTACGGGGATGATACCCGTCAGCCTCTGCAGGAATCCCAGGCGGGTGTACGCCCGCTCTCGCTGTACGCTGCTACGAAGCGCTCAAATGAATTGATGGCTTACAGCTACGCGCATCTCTATGGTTTACCGGTGACAGGGCTACGCTTCTTTACCGTGTATGGTGCCCGCGGGCGCCCGGACATGGCGCCACTTCGTTTCGCACGCAAGCTGCTGGCCGACGAGGTGATCGATGTCTACAACCATGGACAGATGGCACGTGATTTCACCCATGTCAGTGATATCGTGGAGGGCATCTACCGACTTATGCACCTGCCGCCGACGCAGGAAGTGAATGCCGCTCCCTCGCGTGTCCTGAACCTCGGGCGTGGTGAGCCCATCGCTTTGGGGAACTTCATCAATGGCCTCGAGGCAGCGCTGGGTGTCCCGGCTCGCAAGCGTCTGCTGCCGATGCAGCCAGGGGATGTCGAGCGTACCTGGGCAGATACCTCGACACTCGAGACGCTGACCGGCTTTCGCCCCAGTGTCAGTCTTGCCACAGGGCTTGAGGAGTTGGCTGAGTGGGCGCAACAGTATCCGTCATTGCTGAGAGAAACCGATGATGAGCAATCGCCCCGGGTGAGATGTCCTGATGAAGCAGGCGTCGCTGCAGGTGGACATTCTGGACGCATGACAAAGGCCGGCATGTCCGCCATGACGGCCTTGGCCTTCAGTAGTGGAACTCTCTTGAAGGCCTGA
- a CDS encoding glycosyltransferase family 2 protein: MTSPGPDHPLAQGEEPLCGGVSVLIPARDERDNLPSLIAEVHEALAGQRYEIIVVDDGSSDGSWSWLKQAAQEDSRLRPYHHGTSFGQSTSLWQAARLARGRWLATLDGDGQNDPADLPDMLSLATLEKLDLVAGHRTQRRDDAVKRVSSRLANAIRQALLHDDTPDTGCGIKVMRRDVFLRLPYFDHMHRFLPALVRAQGGKVQSLAVRHRERVAGVSKYGFFDRLWVGIADIVGVMWLVRRSRLPSPLENIFGHAASEAIDHGSLPLVGTHVSTPSASAPTSLFDSPSRYQADGHDAAAGDSNPDQADVARGAC, translated from the coding sequence ATGACATCGCCTGGTCCAGACCACCCCTTGGCGCAGGGCGAGGAGCCCTTGTGCGGAGGAGTTTCGGTGTTGATACCGGCTCGTGATGAGCGTGACAACTTGCCGAGCCTTATTGCCGAGGTGCATGAGGCGCTTGCGGGGCAGCGCTACGAGATCATCGTGGTGGATGATGGTTCCAGTGATGGCAGTTGGAGTTGGCTCAAGCAGGCTGCGCAGGAAGATTCACGATTGCGTCCCTATCACCATGGCACCAGTTTCGGACAGAGTACTTCGCTGTGGCAGGCTGCCCGGCTGGCGCGCGGTCGATGGTTGGCGACCCTGGATGGCGATGGCCAGAATGATCCAGCGGACTTGCCGGACATGTTGTCACTGGCAACGCTCGAAAAGCTCGACCTGGTAGCTGGTCATCGCACGCAACGCCGCGATGATGCCGTCAAGCGTGTGTCATCACGCTTGGCCAATGCCATCCGACAAGCGCTGCTGCACGATGACACGCCAGATACCGGCTGCGGAATCAAGGTCATGCGTCGTGATGTCTTCCTTCGGCTGCCGTATTTCGACCACATGCACCGTTTTCTTCCGGCGCTGGTTCGCGCCCAGGGTGGCAAGGTGCAGTCATTGGCAGTCCGGCACCGCGAACGAGTGGCAGGAGTATCCAAATACGGCTTCTTCGATCGGCTCTGGGTCGGTATTGCCGATATTGTCGGAGTGATGTGGCTTGTGCGTCGCTCGCGTCTACCGTCACCGCTCGAGAATATCTTTGGCCATGCTGCCAGTGAGGCCATCGACCATGGTTCGCTGCCGTTGGTGGGGACGCACGTGTCGACGCCCTCTGCATCCGCGCCAACAAGCCTGTTTGACTCCCCCTCTAGATATCAGGCTGACGGTCACGATGCAGCAGCAGGTGACAGCAACCCGGACCAGGCCGACGTGGCGCGGGGTGCCTGCTGA
- a CDS encoding NADH:flavin oxidoreductase has protein sequence MTDTTALFTPHAFAGLELDNRLVLAPMTRTSAQDDGQVHFDMVDYYRDFARGNFSLLITEGIYTDEAFSQGYANQPGLANQAQQDSWRPVVDAVHQQGGRLIAQLMHAGAQTQHNRFKDEVVAPSESRASGEMLSFYGGSGPFPLAREISEAEIHDAIAGFATSARRAKEAGFDGIELHGANGYLIHQFISERFNQRDDAWGGDAIARLAFPLAVIRSVREAVGADFVIGMRLSQGTVTEPELTWQGGPDEARERLAKLMEAGLDFLHLTGSDVDAPAFPEADDERERSLSLTALADQSRKALESDITLITNGNVASVAKAQAALQHADLVAIGRSALANHDWPKRVQRGTCLTEFDFSMLSPLATLANEEDWRIANDKPANCEGRC, from the coding sequence ATGACAGACACCACCGCACTGTTCACCCCCCATGCCTTCGCCGGGCTGGAGCTCGACAATCGCCTGGTGCTCGCCCCGATGACGCGCACCAGCGCGCAGGATGACGGCCAGGTGCACTTTGACATGGTCGATTACTATCGCGATTTTGCGCGGGGCAACTTCTCGCTGCTGATCACCGAAGGCATCTACACCGATGAAGCCTTCAGCCAGGGCTACGCCAACCAGCCGGGGCTGGCCAACCAGGCGCAGCAGGACAGCTGGCGCCCGGTGGTCGACGCCGTGCATCAACAAGGTGGGCGCCTCATCGCCCAGCTGATGCATGCCGGCGCCCAGACCCAGCACAACCGCTTCAAGGACGAGGTCGTCGCCCCCTCCGAGAGCCGCGCCAGTGGCGAGATGCTCAGCTTCTACGGTGGCTCCGGCCCCTTCCCGCTGGCCCGCGAGATCAGCGAAGCGGAAATCCATGACGCGATCGCCGGCTTTGCCACCAGCGCCCGTCGCGCCAAGGAAGCCGGCTTCGATGGTATCGAGCTGCATGGTGCCAACGGCTACCTGATCCACCAGTTCATCAGTGAGCGCTTCAATCAGCGTGACGATGCCTGGGGCGGCGACGCCATCGCACGTCTGGCCTTCCCACTGGCGGTCATCCGCAGCGTGCGTGAGGCGGTCGGCGCCGACTTCGTCATCGGCATGCGCCTCTCCCAGGGCACCGTGACCGAGCCTGAGCTCACCTGGCAGGGCGGCCCTGACGAGGCCCGCGAGCGCCTCGCCAAGCTAATGGAAGCTGGGCTGGATTTCCTGCACCTGACCGGCAGTGATGTCGATGCCCCCGCCTTCCCCGAGGCAGACGACGAGCGTGAGCGCAGCCTCAGCCTGACGGCGCTTGCCGACCAATCACGCAAGGCACTGGAGTCAGACATCACGCTGATCACCAATGGCAATGTCGCCAGCGTCGCGAAGGCCCAGGCCGCCCTGCAGCACGCGGACCTGGTCGCCATCGGTCGCTCGGCGCTGGCCAATCATGACTGGCCCAAGCGCGTACAACGCGGTACCTGCCTCACCGAGTTCGACTTCTCGATGCTGTCGCCGCTGGCCACGCTGGCCAACGAGGAAGACTGGCGCATCGCCAACGACAAGCCTGCCAATTGCGAGGGTCGCTGCTGA
- a CDS encoding OsmC family protein, with product MTIKKTGSAHWEGSVKQGKGTVSSESGALKDQPYGFNTRFEDGAGTNPEELIGAAHASCFSMALSMMLGEAGHEPKAIDTTATVHLDKEDSGFSVTKIALVTKADVPGISEADFQSTAEKAKGGCPISKLFTAEISLEASLVN from the coding sequence ATGACGATCAAGAAAACCGGTTCCGCGCATTGGGAAGGTAGCGTCAAGCAGGGTAAAGGCACTGTCAGCAGTGAAAGTGGTGCGCTCAAGGATCAGCCTTACGGCTTCAATACGCGCTTTGAAGATGGCGCTGGCACCAACCCCGAAGAGCTGATCGGGGCGGCCCACGCCAGCTGCTTCTCGATGGCACTCTCGATGATGCTGGGCGAGGCGGGGCATGAGCCCAAGGCCATCGATACCACCGCCACCGTCCATCTGGACAAGGAAGACAGCGGCTTCAGCGTGACGAAGATAGCCCTGGTGACCAAGGCCGATGTGCCGGGCATCAGCGAGGCAGATTTCCAGTCCACCGCCGAGAAGGCCAAGGGCGGCTGCCCGATCTCCAAGTTGTTCACCGCCGAGATCTCGCTGGAAGCCTCGCTGGTCAACTGA
- a CDS encoding YihY/virulence factor BrkB family protein codes for MPDPAADSVSSRLLRFLPRLLAFALRVIGQFIANRGVLLAGGVGYNILLSSVPLFALLCVLLTHLVDETRLMSIIAIQVQHLGPGQEDILLDAVRKLLANREVISWIGMGGLLFFAGLAFRMLEDAIALIFHQHPVIRKRSAWISALLPYAFVMVLGAGLLALTLLVALASAMNDALTLLTGIELTLGDAGSEVIYLISIVGMFGLFSAIYKILPQTRVSTRRALVGGLVAATLWELTRLALSWYFTHLSFVGAVYGSLATLIVLLLGLEIGAVILLLGAQVIAELEQCSRENIRWYCTPDRKPLTRLQSRRNAMQHAGEISEDEAMEMSPDRRSGKGAESESANGSESGSDKR; via the coding sequence ATGCCAGACCCTGCTGCAGACTCCGTGAGCAGCCGCCTGTTGCGCTTTCTGCCGCGCCTGCTGGCCTTCGCCCTGCGCGTCATCGGACAGTTCATCGCCAACCGTGGCGTGCTGCTGGCCGGGGGCGTCGGTTACAACATCCTGCTGTCCAGCGTGCCGCTGTTCGCCTTGCTCTGCGTGCTGCTGACGCACCTGGTGGATGAAACTCGCCTGATGAGCATCATCGCCATTCAGGTCCAGCATCTGGGGCCGGGCCAGGAAGATATCCTGCTGGACGCGGTGCGCAAGCTGCTGGCCAATCGCGAGGTGATCAGCTGGATCGGCATGGGCGGCTTGCTGTTCTTCGCCGGGCTGGCCTTTCGCATGCTGGAAGACGCCATTGCGCTGATCTTCCATCAGCATCCAGTGATTCGTAAGCGCAGCGCGTGGATTTCCGCCCTGCTGCCCTACGCCTTCGTGATGGTGCTGGGCGCGGGCCTGCTGGCGCTGACCCTGCTGGTGGCGCTGGCCTCGGCGATGAATGATGCCCTGACGCTGCTGACCGGCATCGAGCTGACCCTGGGCGATGCCGGCAGCGAGGTGATCTATCTGATCAGCATCGTTGGCATGTTCGGGCTGTTCAGCGCCATCTACAAGATACTGCCCCAGACCCGCGTCTCGACCCGCCGCGCGCTGGTCGGGGGTCTGGTCGCGGCCACCCTGTGGGAGCTGACACGCCTCGCCTTGAGCTGGTACTTCACCCACCTGTCCTTCGTCGGTGCCGTCTACGGCTCGCTGGCGACGCTGATCGTGCTGCTGCTGGGGCTGGAGATCGGCGCCGTGATCCTGCTGCTCGGCGCCCAGGTGATCGCCGAGCTGGAGCAATGCTCACGCGAGAACATTCGCTGGTATTGCACGCCGGATCGCAAGCCACTGACGCGGCTGCAGTCGCGCCGCAATGCCATGCAGCATGCCGGCGAGATCAGCGAGGATGAGGCAATGGAAATGAGCCCAGACAGGAGGTCAGGCAAGGGGGCAGAAAGCGAGTCAGCAAACGGTTCTGAAAGCGGCTCAGACAAGCGCTAG